ATGTATTTGTCGTGCGATGTTTGTATGATGAAACTGGGCGACTTGAATAAAAAACTGGAGTAAAAATAAATTTTTGAAGGATTTTTTAAAACAGTGGCGAATAGTTATCACTATAAAGACAGTTAGTCGTTCATTTAATTGTGCATCATTATAAGTTGTTGAGAATATTTAGGTAAAAGAGTTCCTGTCCACATTTTAAAGGGAGGGGTTCATGATGACAAATCCAGTTCCGGTTATGGATAAAAGAGAATTTTTAAAATGGTTTCTTGAGTCATATCAGCTAAAACGAAGAGAATGTGCTTGGCTTTTAAACTTTTTGATGAGTGACGATATCTTGATGGAACGGGTACATTTTGTGGAACAAGCAGAACATTGTCCGAAAGCACTCATGATCTCCGCAAATGACGTGGAACATGTTCCATTTGCCTTTCATAAAAACCAACATGTGACGATGGATGCAGAGAAATCCTTTCATGATATTCGTTTAAATCGCAACGAGGACATTTTTATTCAACTTAATTTTAAAGATAAACAAATGAACCCTTCATACGTGGCAGTGCTGGAAGAAAATCCATATTTACCAGTCAATAATGAAGAAGAAAATTTAAATGGGGTATTAGCTGAAATCATAATTGAAGAATCCCTAAGAAGATATAC
The genomic region above belongs to Bacillus sp. A301a_S52 and contains:
- a CDS encoding YpiB family protein; the protein is MTNPVPVMDKREFLKWFLESYQLKRRECAWLLNFLMSDDILMERVHFVEQAEHCPKALMISANDVEHVPFAFHKNQHVTMDAEKSFHDIRLNRNEDIFIQLNFKDKQMNPSYVAVLEENPYLPVNNEEENLNGVLAEIIIEESLRRYTIKKIEEEIDEALVMGNESKFYELAAKYTQLKALE